From one Cytophagia bacterium CHB2 genomic stretch:
- a CDS encoding response regulator, whose protein sequence is MARVMVIDDEANLRLLYRHELGSEGYDVVLTESEAEALAKLEQEKIDAVVLDLRLWDHWGIDLLDEILAKQRHVPIIINTAYGQLRNNFHLWGADAFVTKSSDLSELKAALARVMASRN, encoded by the coding sequence ATGGCACGCGTCATGGTAATTGATGACGAGGCCAATCTACGCCTGCTCTATCGCCATGAGCTGGGAAGTGAAGGTTATGATGTGGTTCTGACCGAATCGGAAGCAGAAGCCCTTGCAAAGCTGGAACAGGAAAAGATAGACGCCGTCGTATTGGACCTCCGGCTGTGGGATCATTGGGGCATTGACCTGCTTGATGAAATCCTGGCAAAGCAGCGTCATGTTCCCATTATTATCAACACCGCTTACGGCCAGTTGCGCAATAACTTCCATTTGTGGGGCGCAGATGCCTTTGTCACCAAGTCTTCGGATTTGTCGGAATTGAAAGCTGCACTGGCGCGTGTGATGGCCAGCCGGAACTGA